One Setaria viridis chromosome 3, Setaria_viridis_v4.0, whole genome shotgun sequence DNA window includes the following coding sequences:
- the LOC117850704 gene encoding uncharacterized protein produces the protein MTTEFLRVKKFHHQQEADDLSLRKRMELQPELSLAPAAWQGFAASPAPAAKSSSSESDGTSRKKRKHYAAGAGWEEPQQPPASLELQLNDPLPLDWEQCLDLQSGRMYYLNRKTLKKSWVRPREQSVNLDLNISTAATIDDTTSAGVVAAPDEDAEPTKRPTGAVSSGGNNNMVAVPCANCHLLVMLCKSSPSCPNCKFVQPLAPTTPRGAMPQPPAHRRLHAAVKPLETLSLLH, from the exons ATGACCACCGAGTTCCTCCGGGTCAAGAAGTTCCACCATCAGCAGGAGGCCGACGACCTGAGCctgaggaagaggatggagCTGCAGCCGGAGCTGTCGCTCGCCCCGGCGGCGTGGCAGGGcttcgccgcctcccccgctccAGCCGCCAAGAGCTCATCGTCCGAGTCCGATGGCAcctccaggaagaagaggaagcactacgccgccggcgccggctgggAGGAGCCTCAGCAGCCGCCCGCGAGCCTGGAGCTGCAGCTCAATGACCCGCTGCCACTCGACTGGGAGCAGTGCCTCGACCTCCAA TCCGGGCGGATGTATTACCTCAACAGGAAGACGCTGAAGAAGAGCTGGGTCAGGCCGCGGGAGCAGAGCGTGAACCTCGACCTCAACatctccacggccgccaccatcGATGACACCACCAGCGCTGGCGTCGTCGCTGCTCCCGACGAGGACGCCGAGCCGACGAAGAGGCCAACCGGCGCCGTGAGCTCCGGCGGCAACAACAACATGGTGGCCGTGCCGTGCGCCAACTGCCACCTCCTCGTCATGCTCTGCAAGTCCTCCCCGTCCTGCCCCAACTGCAAGTTCGTGCAGCCGCTGGCGCCAACCACGCCGCGGGGGGCCATGCCGCAGCCGCCAGCGCATCGGAGGCTCCATGCCGCCGTCAAGCCGCTGGAGACCCTGAGCCTCCTACACTAG
- the LOC117850644 gene encoding adenylylsulfatase HINT3, with product MPPPPSLSTPAPERRLAVLLSHFRPCLEAPRATTRLASAERHGTAAAAEAEAEAEAEAELSASPCAAAGSGEAQSSGGGNCVFCSIVTGAAPAFKLYEDDECLCILDAKPLTTGHSLIIPKSHYPSLQTTPATVLAAICSKLPLLGTAIMKATQCDAFNVLINNGEKAGQVVFHTHVHIIPRSKDDNLWSSETYSRNPISHGQETKNLVSSIKEVLSSSPEDYSTVMSSTPKAF from the exons atgccgccgccgccgagcttgTCGACTCCTGCGCCGGAGCGGCGCCTCGCGGTGCTGCTCTCCCACTTCCGCCCGTGTCTCGAGGCCCCGCGCGCCACCACCCGCCTAGCCAGCGCCGAGCGCCACGgtaccgcggccgcggcggaggccgaggccgaggcggaggcggaggcggagctctCTGCGTCCCCCTGCGCTGCCGCAGGAAGCGGGGAGGCCCAGTCCTCCGGGGGAGGAAACTGCGTGTTCTGCAGCATCGTCACGGGCGCCGCACCAGCCTTCAAG CTGTACGAAGATGATGAGTGCTTGTGCATCCTGGATGCTAAACCGCTAACAACTGG GCATTCTCTGATCATTCCAAAAAGCCATTATCCATCACTGCAAACAACACCAGCCACT GTACTAGCAGCTATCTGCTCTAAACTGCCACTCCTGGGTACTGCAATAATGAAAGCTACTCAATGTG ATGCATTCAATGTGCTAATCAACAATGGAGAGAAGGCAGGGCAAGTTGTTTTTCAC ACTCATGTCCACATCATTCCCCGTAGCAAAGATGATAACCTGTGGTCTTCAGAG ACCTACTCAAGGAACCCGATTTCACATGGCCAGGAAACTAAGAATCTTGTTAGCAGCATCAAGGAAGTGCTCTCTTCTTCCCCAGAAGACTACAGTACTGTAATGTCATCCACGCCAAAGGCATTCTGA
- the LOC117850703 gene encoding pentatricopeptide repeat-containing protein At2g22410, mitochondrial translates to MPPPRPFPAPAATAPHPRPAWNTNRNLVVTHPLLSLLERCASFRRLLQLQALLTVTGLAAHRFPASRLLAFCALSDPPRIAHAAAVLAQCAEGPNAYMLATMMRGFLRAGLPARALALFRRVIRDRLPADARTIVFALKAAAAAASASSPGEAVHCVALKRGFGQSMLVGNALVHFYASSMSFPDAQKVFNEMPDRDVVSWTTLVDGYARGGLPDEAWRVFCRMVVSEGMWPNGVTLVAAASAVGQMGLLGLGRTVHCCVAESGIGTSVNLENALVDMFGKCGCLASTKEVFDGMAAKDVYSWTSMVSAYAKCGDLESAVQLFEEMPRRNTVSWTCMIAAYAQANQPGEAVRMFNDMVAAGVEPIDATLVSVLSACAQLGCLDLGIWLYETYIVTHKVGLTVNLGNAFIDMFAKCGDVGSASRLFGDMEERNLVSWNSVIMAHALHGQSEEALHLFQQFKGTGILPDEITYIGVLSACSHGGLVSEGKHHFKEMKVVYGIEPRAEHYACMIDLLGKVGLVEEAFEVARSMPIGADVAGWGALLNACRMHSNVEIGECAADKLAELDPSDSGIYVLMSQIYASKSKWDQVKMLRTVMRDRGIKKNPGCSSIKVDGKFHEFLAADVSHVHSEDIYTALENVYIHLKTEGYIPPA, encoded by the coding sequence atgccgccgccgcggcccttccccgcccccgcggcgacggcgccgcacCCCCGGCCGGCGTGGAACACGAACCGCAACCTGGTGGTGACCCACCCGCTGCTCTCTCTCCTCGAGCGCTGCGCAtccttccgccgcctcctccagctccaggcTCTGCTCACCGTCACCGGCCTCGCCGCTCACCGTTTCCCGGCCTCCCGCCTCCTCGCCTTCTGCGCGCTCTCCGACCCGCCCCGcatcgcccacgccgccgccgtcctcgcccaaTGCGCCGAGGGCCCCAACGCGTACATGCTCGCCACCATGATGCGCGGCTtcctccgcgccggcctccCTGCCCGCGCGCTCGCCCTCTTCCGCCGCGTGATCCGCGaccgcctccccgccgacgCGCGCACCATCGTCTTCGCCCTCAAagcagcagctgccgccgcctccgcctcgtcccCCGGCGAAGCCGTCCACTGCGTCGCCCTCAAGCGAGGGTTCGGCCAGAGCATGCTCGTGGGGAACGCGCTGGTGCATTTCTACGCCAGCAGCATGTCATTTCCCGACGCGCAGAAGGTGTTCAACGAAATGCCCGACCGGGACGTTGTCTCGTGGACGACGCTGGTGGACGGATACGCGCGCGGTGGGCTGCCTGACGAGGCGTGGCGGGTGTTCTGCAGGATGGTGGTATCGGAGGGCATGTGGCCGAACGGGGTCACACTGGTCGCCGCAGCCTCGGCTGTTGGGCAGATGGGGCTGCTGGGTCTGGGGAGGACGGTGCATTGTTGCGTTGCTGAGAGTGGTATTGGCACGAGCGTTAACTTGGAGAATGCACTGGTTGATATGTTTGGGAAGTGTGGGTGTTTGGCCTCTACTAAGGAAGTTTTCGATGGAATGGCAGCCAAGGATGTGTACTCCTGGACGAGCATGGTCAGTGCATATGCTAAGTGTGGTGATTTGGAGAGTGCGGTGCAGCTGTTTGAGGAAATGCCTAGGAGGAACACGGTTTCTTGGACTTGCATGATTGCAGCTTACGCACAGGCAAATCAACCGGGGGAAGCTGTGAGGATGTTCAATGACATGGTTGCAGCAGGAGTGGAGCCGATTGATGCCACTCTCGTGAGTGTTCTGTCGGCATGTGCTCAGTTGGGTTGCTTGGATCTTGGTATTTGGCTGTATGAGACTTACATTGTCACTCATAAGGTTGGGCTTACAGTGAATCTAGGCAATGCATTCATCGATATGTTTGCGAAATGTGGAGATGTGGGTTCTGCATCAAGATTATTTGGCGACATGGAGGAAAGGAATTTAGTAAGTTGGAACTCGGTGATCATGGCCCATGCCTTGCATGGTCAGTCTGAAGAAGCTCTTCATCTCTTTCAGCAGTTCAAAGGAACTGGTATTTTGCCTGATGAGATCACATATATTGGGGTACTTTCTGCGTGTAGTCATGGTGGTTTAGTTTCAGAAGGGAAGCACCATTTCAAAGAAATGAAGGTGGTTTATGGGATTGAACCCAGGGCTGAAcattatgcttgtatgattgATCTTCTGGGTAAAGTTGGACTTGTAGAAGAGGCATTTGAAGTTGCAAGAAGTATGCCAATTGGAGCTGATGTGGCTGGTTGGGGCGCTCTTTTAAACGCATGCAGAATGCATAGTAATGTTGAGATTGGTGAATGTGCTGCAGATAAGCTTGCTGAGCTAGATCCTTCAGACAGTGGAATCTATGTACTTATGAGCCAAATATATGCAAGTAAAAGCAAATGGGACCAGGTGAAAATGCTTAGGACAGTGATGAGAGATAGAGGCATAAAGAAGAATCCCGGCTGTAGTTCTATCAAAGTGGATGGGAAGTTTCATGAGTTTTTGGCGGCAGATGTTTCACATGTCCACTCAGAAGATATATATACTGCATTGGAGAATGTTTACATTCATTTAAAAACAGAAGGTTATATTCCTCCTGCTTGA